The following are encoded together in the Zingiber officinale cultivar Zhangliang chromosome 8A, Zo_v1.1, whole genome shotgun sequence genome:
- the LOC122008511 gene encoding uncharacterized protein LOC122008511 — translation MHPRTHSMGTRISTGGRSQPKVVVIETRHVRTDTEHFKSVVQSLTGKDSTLSAVVPEKPAISYPGGVTAGPCGSVVDVRIWPSAAEYLPALAMQPPPLLLPAPSPSYQSLNSVAEISSDDYSYYMLHQN, via the coding sequence ATGCACCCTCGGACTCATTCGATGGGGACGAGGATATCCACCGGCGGCAGATCGCAGCCCAAAGTGGTGGTCATCGAGACGCGGCACGTGCGGACGGACACGGAGCACTTCAAGTCGGTGGTGCAGAGCCTCACCGGAAAGGACTCTACTCTCTCGGCCGTCGTGCCGGAGAAGCCGGCCATCAGTTATCCCGGAGGAGTTACTGCCGGCCCATGTGGTAGCGTTGTCGATGTCAGGATATGGCCGTCGGCGGCGGAATACCTTCCGGCTCTAGCGATGcagcctcctcctcttcttcttccagcGCCTTCGCCTTCGTACCAGTCGTTGAATTCGGTGGCAGAGATATCATCAGATGATTATAGCTATTATATGcttcatcaaaattaa